From one Thalassoroseus pseudoceratinae genomic stretch:
- a CDS encoding zinc ribbon domain-containing protein, translated as MSVTSACPTCGKRFRFPDDSKVGKKIRCRECEEPFVVEPLGDSEKPTGKPKRAKTAGGLPPRTVGVKPKPKKKSRPKSEEESSKKRKSQKKKKSNFTGSPAFIGGISTLVLALLIGVPFLSSGDDKPMEPPASYTSFQHEINNAFKCEYPSNWKMESGGKSGSVVWARIEFEDVKIRIRSSMGASAIGDIASNMGGDILGGAGGVEFDESMAPIASVHEMMHDQYAQDYSGYQEQQPKKIETGFGDTRISEFTASGSWGSTVRGVRASMLGRDLQWTVICDCPEKDWAVCQPVFEHIVKSMSRG; from the coding sequence GTGTCCGTCACTTCCGCCTGTCCAACCTGTGGTAAACGCTTCCGATTTCCCGACGACTCGAAAGTCGGGAAGAAAATTCGCTGCCGGGAATGCGAGGAACCCTTCGTCGTCGAACCACTGGGCGACTCCGAAAAACCAACGGGAAAGCCAAAGCGCGCGAAAACCGCAGGCGGTCTTCCGCCACGCACGGTGGGCGTCAAACCCAAGCCGAAGAAGAAATCCCGCCCCAAAAGTGAGGAAGAATCCTCGAAGAAACGGAAGAGCCAGAAGAAAAAGAAGTCCAACTTCACTGGCAGCCCCGCGTTTATTGGTGGCATCAGCACGTTGGTGCTCGCCTTGCTGATCGGTGTGCCCTTCTTGTCTTCCGGTGATGACAAACCGATGGAACCGCCGGCTTCGTACACGAGCTTTCAACACGAGATCAACAACGCGTTCAAATGCGAGTACCCGTCGAACTGGAAAATGGAAAGCGGCGGCAAATCCGGTTCGGTCGTCTGGGCACGCATTGAGTTTGAAGACGTGAAAATTCGCATCCGCAGCAGCATGGGAGCCAGTGCAATCGGTGACATCGCCAGCAACATGGGTGGCGACATCCTCGGTGGTGCCGGAGGCGTTGAATTCGATGAATCCATGGCTCCGATTGCCAGCGTTCACGAGATGATGCACGATCAGTACGCTCAAGATTACAGCGGTTATCAGGAGCAGCAGCCGAAGAAAATCGAAACCGGCTTCGGCGACACACGGATTTCGGAGTTCACTGCGTCCGGAAGTTGGGGTTCGACCGTCCGTGGCGTGCGGGCGTCGATGCTGGGGCGTGATTTGCAATGGACCGTGATCTGCGACTGTCCGGAGAAAGACTGGGCGGTTTGCCAACCCGTTTTCGAGCACATCGTCAAGAGCATGAGCCGTGGCTGA